In Lysobacter firmicutimachus, one genomic interval encodes:
- a CDS encoding sterol desaturase family protein, with amino-acid sequence MSAGLILDWDPGPASFAFVFASIFYLAILEFIIPYERAWQPSGREWGLYAVYFVLTVAAGALAQLPVAAAVAALSPLHPTLPLWAEIPLALLLSSLASYAIHRAGHDIPLLWRLHGVHHVPDKVNVANNGVNHVFDVVLSQFTVQLPLALAGFSAPSLFAVGIFVIAQGYFVHANIDVRLGWLNQVLASPELHRMHHSCDRSEAGHFGSDLSIWDRLFGSYTWRPDRRPRGIGLFDPGSFPRTGAVFSTLIHPLRPRKKRAS; translated from the coding sequence GTGAGCGCCGGATTAATCCTGGACTGGGACCCGGGTCCGGCCAGTTTCGCCTTCGTATTCGCCAGCATTTTCTACCTGGCGATACTCGAATTTATTATTCCGTACGAGCGCGCATGGCAGCCGAGCGGACGCGAGTGGGGCCTGTACGCGGTCTACTTCGTGCTCACCGTGGCGGCCGGCGCGCTGGCCCAATTGCCGGTCGCCGCGGCGGTGGCGGCGCTGTCGCCCCTGCATCCGACCCTGCCGTTGTGGGCCGAGATCCCGCTCGCGCTGCTGTTGAGTTCGCTGGCCAGCTACGCGATCCATCGCGCCGGCCACGACATTCCGCTGCTGTGGCGCCTGCACGGCGTGCACCACGTGCCGGACAAGGTCAACGTCGCCAACAACGGCGTCAATCACGTGTTCGACGTGGTGCTGTCGCAGTTCACGGTGCAGTTGCCGCTGGCCTTGGCCGGCTTCTCGGCGCCCTCGCTGTTCGCGGTCGGCATCTTCGTCATCGCCCAGGGCTACTTCGTCCACGCCAACATCGACGTGCGCCTGGGCTGGCTCAACCAAGTGCTCGCCAGCCCCGAGCTGCATCGCATGCATCACAGCTGCGACCGCAGCGAAGCCGGCCACTTCGGCTCGGATCTGTCGATCTGGGACCGGTTGTTCGGCAGCTACACCTGGCGGCCGGATCGGCGGCCGCGCGGGATCGGCCTGTTCGATCCCGGTTCGTTTCCGCGCACCGGCGCGGTGTTCTCGACCCTGATCCATCCGCTGCGGCCGCGCAAGAAGCGCGCGTCCTGA